Part of the Candidatus Neomarinimicrobiota bacterium genome, CAAGATCGATGATGATGCCGAGACACTCCAGCAACGGAGCAAGTTATTTTACACCGTTACTGCGGTGGCTGCAGCTGCGCTCATTTTGTTTGTTTTTCTCGCCACGAGCGGCATAATTTCCATCACGCTGCAAGCGTTTGCCACGGGACTTGGTTACGCTATCATTGTTCTGGCAATACTGTATTTTGTCTATCTGTTTGTCGCAGGCGGATACGATACGGATCAGAAAAAGCGCCTCGGTGCAATTTTCTGGCTGTTTATTCTGGCCGCAATTTTCTGGAGCGGTTTCGAGCAGGCCGGGTCATCCATGAACCTGTTTGCCAGAGATCTGACCAATCGGATGATCGGCAATTTTGAGATGCCGGCCGGTTGGCTGCAGAATATCAATCCGGCATTTATCGTAATATTTGCGCCGATTTTCGGATGGCTGTGGACGTGGCTTGCCCACAGGAACGCCAATCCCTCTATCCCGGCGAAATTTGCATTGGGACTGCTCGGTCTGGCAGCCGGATTTTTTGTACTGTCGTGGGGAGCTGTGAACGCCACAGCAGCCAATCCGGTAACGCCGGCCTGGCTAATCGTTACCTATTTTCTCCATACCTGCGGCGAGCTGGCGCTTTCACCGGTAGGCCTGTCATCCATCACCAAACTGGCTCCCAAGGACAGAGTTGGCCAGATGATGGGTATCTGGTTCATTGCCGCAGCGCTCGGAAACCTGTTCGCCGGACTGGTGGCCGGCAGCCTGGAATCCCTGGCGCCATCGTCACTTTTCTGGAACGTGGCGCTGATTATCGGTGGCGCCGGCCTCGTGGCACTGCTGGTATCACCCTGGATGAAAAAATTGATGGGGAACGTGAAATAGATCAATGAATCAGTACTGTGGCTGGCAACCCTCGGAAGGCTGCCAGCCGCGACCTTTAGAAAAAATTTCGAATTAATAACTTTGACCTTGGTATGGAGCCCCCCGGCTTTACAGCCGGGGTTCCTGCTTTGACTCCGCCATTCGGCGGAGTCTGGGCGGAATCCCGCCCAGAAAACCATTCATCTACGGGTTCACACACGTGGTTTTCTGGATGGCGGGATAAAAAGGGCTGAAGCCCCGTAAAAGTTCAAAGTACCTCAAATACCCCGCCATATCCCATGGGGATCCCGATGGGGAATGACGGACTATTCAATTATTGGGTCTCCATGCTCATAAACGCAAATGTTTTCATCGGCATGGACTTTTTGTTCGAGTAGACTCAACGTTCATTTCGTAAAGAGAATACGAGATTTTGATGGAAGCTTTGGAATCTCATTCCAAGGCCGGTTCTAGATACCCTGTAAAATCGTAAAAAAGTTACTCTTTAGAAATAATCTGTACGCCGCTGCTGGCGCCGATACGGCTGGCACCGGCTCTTACCATTTGTATTGCATCTTCTGCAGTCCGAATCCCTCCGGAAGCTTTTACTCCCATATCTGTCCCAACGGTATATCGCATCAGGGCAACGTCGTGTACCGTTGCCCCGCCTGAGGAAAATCCGGTAGACGTTTTTACATAGTCTGCACCGACTTCTTTGGCCAGAAGTGACGCTATCGCCTTTTCTTCGTCTGTCAGCAGGCACGTTTCCAGAATGACCTTGACAATACAGTTCGGCGCGGCCTCTACCACTGCGGCGATATCATCCTGCACATAGGCGTAATCGCCGGCCTTCAGATGCCCAATGTTGATGACCATATCCAGTTCGCTTGCGCCATCAGTAGCCGCTTCTCTAGCCTCTCCGGCCTTTAAATGGCCTGTATTTGCCCCCAGCGGAAACCCGACCACTGAAGCCACAGGGATTTTGCTCCCTCCAAGGGCTTTTACACAGAGATCCACAAATGAGGGATTCACGCATACACTGGCGAACTTATATTCTTTCGCCTCTTCGCAAATTTGTCTGACCTGTTCCGGCGTCGCCTCCGGCTTCAGAATAGTGTGGTCGATAATACCTGCAAGTGCAGCCGGTTGAAAATTCGTGGGAGTTGATTGAGCCAATTTTTCCAATGAAGATAATTCGGTCGAGCCGCTCGTATCAATTCCGTCCAGCCAGAATTTGTTCTCATCGTCGCCGGAAAATTCGGAAAGGATCCGGTCGGTTTCATACTGAATATTTGTGAATTCTTCCATTACAGTTCCTTGTATTAATCCGAGGCTAATTCCTTGAGCCGGTTCAGATATTTTGTTGTCAGCTCGTCAGCCTTTTCCTTACTTCCGGCCTCTCCGTAAACCCGTATAATCGGCTCGGTGTTGGACGTTCGTATATGTACCCACCTGTCGCTCCAGGTAAATTTTACACCGTCCTGAAGATCGATCTCCGCCGAATCCGATTCTTCCTGAATTTGCGATAGCATCTTTCGGGGATCGGAATCGCCGATGTCCAGTTTCTCCTTGCTCATCACAAACCGGGGCAGGCTCTCAAAGTATTCACGAATAGAAGTATCCAGATCGGTGAGGCGCTGCAGAACCAGTGCTGAGGCAACCAGCGAATCCCGGCCAAGATGACTTTCAGCGAGAATCACTCCTCCGTTTCCTTCACCGCCGATGAGGGCATCCAGATCCGCCATTCGTGTGGCCACATTGATTTCACCAACCGGTGTGCGTACAACCTCTGCCCCATATTTTTCTGCGATTTTGTCCACTGCGAGCGTTGTAGAGAGGTTCGTTACCACCGGCTTGTCCATCTGATCCGAATCCTGCGATTGGAGCTGCGCAAGGACGGTATCAACGGCCATCACCAGTGTGTACTCTTCGACCAGGTACTTCCCGTCACCGTCCACCAGTCCGCACCGGTCGGCATCCGGGTCGACCACAATGCCCAAATCGGCATTCTGACGCTTCACCTCTTCACTCAGCTGGGTCAGATTTTCCGGAAGCGGTTCCGGTTCGTGTGGAAATCGCCCGTTTGGCACACAATTGATTGGCAGGACCTCGCAACCGAGTTCTTCCAGCAGTGCCGGCAGTGCAATCGATCCGGCGCCATTGACGGCATCGACGACGACCCGGAATTTCCTTTTCGCGATTTTCTTTGGCTGAATTATTGAAAGATCCAGGATGGACTCAATATGTTCATCAATGGCGCCGTGAATCTCCCGGACATCACCTATCCTATCCCATTTTTCGAAGGTATATTCCCCGTTCCGGAGTATCGAGAACATCTCCTCCACCTGCGTGGCATCCAGGAACATCCCGTCGGCGTTGATGAACTTCAGCCCATTCCACTGCTCCGGGTTGTGGCTGGCGGTAATCATGATACCGCCGTCGGCATTCAGGTGTTCGGTCATCAGCTGAGCAGTCGGCGTTGGCGTGATCCCGATGTCGCACACTTCAATCCCTTTTGCGCGAAGCGTGGCGATCACCAGTTGCCGGATGAGCAGACCGTGCTGACGACTGTCTCTTCCCACAACGACCCGGGGACCATCAACCCAGTGTGCAAACGCTGAGATGTAATTCACGATGGACTGGGGAGTCAGCCCGGTTCCCACAATTCCACGGATTCCGGAGATGCTTTCTATTAAATCTTTGGGCATAAATGCCTCTCTTCGGGTTAATTTTTATTCATCAAATACGTCTTACAGAATTCAAAAGTATTCCTCCTCTGCATCCCGGCAGGTCATCACCCTTTTGGCTTGACCCAAAAGGGTTACAAAAGGTCAAGTCTGCGTAATTCATTTCGATCACGCTTCCGGCTCCTTTCGGGCCAGAATCAGAACTCCCTCATCCTGCAAACGGACTCGGTCAAACAGCTGATTCTGGCTCTTCCTACAGTCGCCGAGCATGTATACGAAATGAATTACGAGGCCAGAAAGAAAATCGGTTCTCTTCCATCAGTTAAAAACATAGCAATTTCATTGTGGGATGCTTCAACACAATTTTCAAGTTTAGTGTGAACCAAATGAAACCTTTCCATGCACAATTATTCCCCACAACTCCTGTTTTTAAAATTAACGTTAATCCTCTTTCATGCATAGTCTCAATAAATATTATACACTAATTTATAGCTCTGAATTTACAACTTCATTCCTGTACTGCGGATAAATTTCGGCGATTTCCCGCGTGAGTTTGATGAACTCCCGGATATCAAGTTCTTCGGCGCGCTGGCCGGTATCAAACGACAGTGTGTCCGGGTCAAAGGCAGATAGCGGCAGATAATCCAGAGCGTTCCGCAGGGTTTTTCTGCGCTTTCCGAAGGCCGTTCGAACCACCACGCGATACAGGTCGAAATCGGGAATATGCCGGCTCCATCGATCGTGCCACCGGAGTGAGATGCAGCCGGAAGCGATCCTGGGCTTTGGCCGAAACACATTGCGGCTGACGCTGAATTCGAACTCGGTGTCTGCATAGGTCTGAAGCAACACTGAAAGAATGCCGTACGATTTATTCCCCGGATCGGCAGTCACCCGGTCGGCGACATCTTTCTGCATCATCAGAAAGACATCAACAATTACATTCCGATGCTGAATGAGATGAAACAGGAGCGGCGAAGTAATGTTGTACGGGATGTTTCCCAAAACGCGGATCGGTTTATCAGTCTTTTCAGCAATCTCGGTGATGTCCGTATCGAGAACGTCCGCATGGATTATCCGGACGGTAGACTCCTCACCTAACTCTCCCCGGAGATAATCCACCAGTTTTTCATCCAGCTCCACCGCCACCGTTTCCACACCAAGCTCATCCAGATACTTCGTCAGCGCACCCTGTCCAGGACCAATCTCGATGATTAATTCATCGGTGCGCGGAGAAAACGTGTGCAGGATTTTCCGGACAACATTGTCATCAACCAAAAAATTTTGCCCAAGAGATTTACTGGCAGAAAACTTCATAGGGGCAGGCTGAACAGGCCGATGGCATTTTCGGTAGTGACTTTTTCTACTGTATCGATGTCTACCGACTTCAACTCAGCCACTTTTTCCGCTGTATGCCGGACAAATGCAGGCTCGTTGGTTTTACCGCGCTTCGGTACCGGCGCCAGGAACGGGCAGTCCGTCTCCACCATCATATGGCTGAGATCCAGTTCGCGGATAGTTCTGGTGACCGTCTTGTTACCGAAGGTTGCGATGCCGGAAAAGGAGATGATGTATCCGGTGTCTGCCAATGCCTGTGCCATATCTATATCCGAGGTAAAGCAGTGCATTACGCCGGTCTTCGGGCCGTAGTTTAGCATGAGTGATTTCATATCCTCATCACTGTCGCGGTTATGCACCACTACGGGTATATCCAGTGACGATGCCAGTTCCAGCTGTTCCCGGAAGATCCGGCGCTGAGTCTCTTTCGGCGTGTATTCCTTGAAATAATCTAATCCGATTTCGCCGAGTGCCACGACTTTAGGATGCTCCAACTGTTCTTCAATCGTTTGGAGCCATTTTTCGGGCAAGTCTTCTGAGTCGTGGGGATGGATGCCGACGGTTGCGAAGACGTTATCGTACTGTTCGGCTATTTGGATAGCCAATTCATTCGAATCGGGATCGATCCCGGGACAGACGATATACTCCACACCATTATCTTGAGCCCGTTGGATAATCTCATCCCGGTTGGAATCGTAGGTATCGAACTGAATATGGGCGTGGGTATCGATTAACATAAATCAGCGGATCGGCGAACCAGGCGGCAGTTTCTCAGGCACCGTCAGCAGACCGAATTGATCATCCCCCTCTGCAGCCAGGAGCATCCCTTCGGAGACTTCTCCCATCAACTTGGCCGGTTCCAGGTTGGCCACCACGATGATCCGGCGGCCTTCCAGTTCCTCCGGCTCAAAACGCTGGGCGATGCCGGCGACTATCTGTCGCTGTTCGCTGCCTAAATCAATTTGCAATTTGAGTAGCTTGTCCGCCTTTGGAATGGCCTCCGCTTTCGACACTACTGCCACCCGCAGATCCAAATCCTGAAAATCGTCAAAGCTGATCTGCTCCTTAAATCCCGGAGGAGAGTAAGATGCCCCCTCCTCGTCATCAGGAGACTCAGTCACCCGGTTCTGCAGTTTCTCGACCTGCGCCTGGATGACGTCATCATCATATTTTTCGAACAGAATTTCGGGGGCATTCAATGCATGGCCCGGTTCAACGCTAAATACTGCTGCACGTTCCCATTGCTGGTCGGAGACGTCGCCCTCCAGGTTCAGCATCTTCCAGACCTTGTCCGCAGAGAACGGCATCAGCGGATGCATATAAATGGCCAGCGCCCGGGCCGTCTGGATAGAATAATAGATCGCCGTGCCGCAATCCTTCATGTCGGTCTTCCGGGTTTTCCACGGCTCTTTATCGTTGAAATACTTATTCGCCGCTTTCGCTGCCAGCAGAAACGCGCGCACACCGTCCCGGAACCGGTAATTATCGAAGGCTTCTCCCATATTTTCTCCGGCTTCGGTCAACGCTTCCACCAACCGATGTTCCAGGTCACCCACAGCGGCTGGCTCCGGTACTTTACCGTCAAAATATTTATGGGCAAAGTGGAGCGCCCTATTGATAAAATTACCAACGATATCCGCCAATTCGTTGTTATTGCGGGACTGAAAGTCCTCCCAGGAGAAGTCCGTATCCCGGAGCTCCGGCATCGTACTGGCCAGAGCGTAGCGCAGCGGATCCGGCGGAAAATCTTCCAGATATTCATCCAGCCATACGGCGATATTTTTGCTTGTGGAAAATTTCATCCCCTTGAGATTCAGGAATTCATTGGCAGGAACATTCTCCGGTAAAACGTAATCGCCGTGTGCCATCAAGATCGCCGGGAATATCAGACAGTGGAATACAATATTATCTTTTCCAATGAAGTGGGTTAAATGGGTATCGTTATCCTGCCAGTATTTTTTCCAGCGATCCGGATCGCCTTGTTGTTCGGCCCACTCTTTGGTGGCGGAGATGTACCCGATCGGCGCATCGAACCAGACGTACAGTACCTTATCCTCCGCTTCCTCCAGCGGGACATTGACGCCCCAGGAAAGATCCCGGGTGACCGCTCTGTCGGAGAGCTGTTGATCCAACCAACCTTTCACCTGGGAGAAGACATTGCTCTTCCATTCGCCCTCTTTGGGAAGGATCCATTCCTCCAACTGATCCTGCAGATCTCCTAATGGCAGATACCAGTGCGTGGTCTTTCTGACCTCCGGCTCCGAATCCGTCAAGGCGCTACGGGGATTAATCAGTTCCGTTGGCGAGAGGGAGGAACCGCATTTTTCACACTGGTCTCCATACGCTTCGTCGTGACCGCATTTGGGACACTCGCCCACCACATACCGGTCAGGAAGGAACATCTGTTTTTCCTCGTCATACAGCTGCTCCTCAGTCTTCTTCTTGAAAATGCCTTTTTCGTGGAGTTTGGTAAAAAAGTCCTGCGCAGTCTGGTGGTGCACCGGCAGCGACGTCCGGCTGTAGTTATCAAAGCTCATCCCAAACGCTTCGAACGCCTGCTTATTCCTGGAGTGATATGTATCTACTACATCCTGGGGCGTGATGCCTTCTTTTTCAGCCTTGATGGTGATGGGTACGCCGTGTTCATCGGAACCGCAGATATAGAGGGTGTCCCGTCCCTGGAGGCGGCAATAGCGGGCATAGATATCAGCCGGAAGGTAGGCTCCGGCCAGCTGCCCGATATGAATCGGGCCGTTCGCGTACGGAAGTGCACTGGTAATCAGGTATCTGTCTTTAGCCATAGAAGTCAGGAATCGCTTGTAGTTTTGGATTGATTGTTGAGTTCGGAGAGTGGTTTTTCCACCATTTCTGCCCGTTCGGTTAACCAGAAATGGACGATGTCGTTAAATATATCGATATGATTGACACGGCCTTTCCCCTCGGGCAGGTCAAAGATTTCACCCTGTTCGGGAAAGTCGTCCATCTTTTCCTCATAATACGAATATTCATACCGCAGACAGCACTTGAGCTTCCCGCACATGCCGGTGAGTTTGGATGGATTCAGCGGTAGTCCCTGATCCTTGGCCAACTGGGTGTTCACCGGCTCGAAGCCTTCCATGAATGACGAACAACAAATCCGGTTACCGCAGACGCCCACGCCGTCATGCCGCTTGGCTTCGTCCCGGACGCCAATCTGTCGCATTTCGATGCGGGTCCGGTAGATCGCCGCTAAATCCCGGACGAGCTGGCGAAAGTCCACCCGCTCATCCGCAGTGTAGTAAAAGGTGACTTTTTTCCGGTCAAACTGAAATTCTATATCGGTCAGCTTCATGTCCAGGTCAAGCGCTTCGATACGCTCCTGGCAGACCTCCCAGGCTTCCTCTTCCTTCTCCTGGTTATCAATCAGATGGGCATAATCGGCCGGCGAAAGTTTCCGTAGCACTTTTTTGTCGGGCACCACATTATGGTCACACTTGGGACAGATATGGGTGACGATGCCCGAATCTTCACCGTGCTCATCGGTTTCAACAATAATTTGGTCGCCGCGCTCAATGGGCTCCTTATTTTCGCCGGGAGTATAAAGGTAGCTTCCCCGACGGTTTCCCTTGAATTCAACGAAGACTGTTTGCTGTGCTGTATCGGTGGCGATAGCCATAATTTTTTTCCTGTAATTTCCCGTGTATCGCTTGGTGTAACTGCACTTGCAAGCTGTACAGTGCAAGGCGAATATAGACGTTTCGTTCAATGAAATCAACGGCATTCTCCAGCAGTACCTGTGCCGTTTGATAATCGATTTCTTCGTAATGATTTACAAATTTTTTAATTTTATCAAGCATCTCCTGAAAGACCAGTTGCTCCACATTTTCCGTCTCTGACCACAACCGAGCGTCCCGCAGCCACAGTTGAATAAGCAACAGAAATCGGCGGAGCGCCAGGTCCGAATCTTTGGCCAGCCCCGACAACATGTCGACCTGTTCCTTGATTGCCATCGGCTTCCCCCCCATTACCGCCTGAAGGAATTTGACGATACGATCTTTTTCCTTTGCCAGGTCCCGACTGGCCAAATCCAGAGCAAAGCCGAAATCACCGTTCGCCATCCTGGCGATTTGGCCCAGGGCCTCTCTCTCCTCTATCGATGTGTATTGCTCCAGGCCCTCTTCTACCTCTTCCCGGGTCAGTAACCGGAACGGTACCAGCTGACAGCGAGATTGAATGGTCTCCGGAATGGCGTGTAGCACGCTGGTGCAAAAAACGAATGACGTGTGCTCCGGCGGCTCCTCGACGATTTTCAATATTGAGTTAAACGCCGAGTCGTTCATCCGCTCAGCTTCAAAAATGAGAACGATCTTCCGGCCGGACTCCGCCAGCCCCATATGAATATTCTTCTGCATCTGACGTATACTGGAAATCTTGATGTTCTGTGCTTTGGAGATCCGGATCTTCCTGTATGGATTTTCACTTTTGGCAAGAATGGCTTCCTGTATCTCTTCGATCACCGACCCACCTAACCCCTTCAGCGGATCGCTTTTATCGCCTCCGCCACCTGGCAGCGCGTAAATCATCGACAAATTCGGGTGCTGCAGATGTCGCATCTGCTTACATCCCCGGCATGATCCGCAGGGCTCGGTTCCGTCGGACTGACAATTCATAATGGCGGCAAATTCCATCGCCATAGCCTCTTTGCCCGTCCCCTCCGGACCATGGAACAGATAGGCGTTGGCGTATCTACTCCGCTCGGCGATGCTGTGGAGCCGTCCGAGAATATCCTCCTGACCAACGATGGGAAACAGTTGCTTCATCAGCCTTGTGTCAGCCATATTTCCGGATTCAGTTTTTCGCGATTCCCCCAGATCTCAAAGTGCAGTTTGGCGCCGTCCAGCGACCCGGAATCGCCCACCTTGGCGATCACATCACCGGTGCTCACGTAACTATTGGGATTTACCTGTATATCGACGACGTGTGTATACACCGTGTAAAATCCGCTGCCATGATCGATAATTATCATATTCCCGTAGCTCCGCATAAAGGTGATGGTTGTCACAAGTCCGTCTAGTACTGCTACAACATCCGTGCCTTTTGGTGCCGCAATATCGATCCCGGGGTTTTCAGTAACGGTTTTCAATTTTGGATGCCGGTATGTTCCGAATTTTGTCACCACGTCGCCGGTCGCCGGCCATGGCAATTTCCCTTTCAGGCTTGGAATGTCCGTCGTTGTTTCCATCCCCTGACTCGCCCGTTGCCGGGCCAAACGCCGTTCCCGCTCCTCCCGGGCCTTTTCCTCTTCCAGTTTGGCGATAAGTTCCTGTAAATCCTTTACGGCCTGCTGTCGCTCTTCGATATTCTGCCGGAGTGATTTTTGGTCTTCCTGTACGGAGGCCAGCAAATTCTGCCGCCGTGACCGATCCTTTTTCAGTCGGGCTTCCTCTTTCCGGCGTTCGGCAATCAAGCGTTCCTGCTTTTGGATCTGCTCCCGGAGTTCAGCCCGGTCACTCTCGATCTTTTCAATGGTATTATTGATCGCATGAAAGGTCTTTTTATCCGCCTCGTTGATGATGCTCAGATATTTATACCGGATGAGTGCCTGATTCAGAGAACGCGAGGTCAACAGGAGTTCGATGTCGCTGTAATTATCCTGCTTGTAAATCCGTACCGCACGCCTGGCGAACCGATCCTTGAGTTCGGTAAGTTTTTCCTCGCTCGCTGAGAGACTCTTATTCAGATGGTCAATCCGTTTCTCCCGTTCTTGTTGGGTGCGTTCCATCTGCTGGACCAGCTGTTGGGTGTAGCTGATGTCCTTTTCCAGAGAATTCAGCTGCTCCAGGAGCGATTGCTCCCGTTTTTGTTTCGTTTCCAGCTCCTGGCGAAACTGCTGGATCTCTTTTTCCAGTGATTGGAGTTGCTGCTCCTGGGACCGTATCTTTTCCCCGAGGTCCTGGGCAGACGCCGGAACCACAGCCGCACTCAGGAGTACTATGATAACGCCAAAAGTCAGTCGGTTTCGAAGCATAAGATGCCAAGATAGAGACGTCTCCGTCCAGATTCAATAATTATGATGATATCGAACAAAAGCGTAAGCTGGGCTTTCATGGAAAAATTCTCCGTTGGACAGTCTCTGCCGACGTTGTTAGTGATGGGATATCCATTTAGGAACCCCACTGTCATGGACGCTGTGTGCGGTCAACGGCGGCTGTTAAATCATTTATTCCGGGAAAATCGAACTTGACTCCATTCCACAGCCCTTCGTACCTTCACCGAAACAGTTGACACACCGGACTAATTATGATATCACCTCTTTGGGACAACATATTTAAAAAGCGGTCGGATGAATCCGAGACAGTCCTCGCACTACAGGGCGTTCCAATTTTCCAGGAACTGGACAAATCCGAATTCGTGGAAATCGAGAAACTGGTACACCAGCGGACGTACACCCAGAACGAAACAATTTTTTCCCAAGGCCAACCCGGGCTCGGGATGTATATTGTACTGAGTGGTAAGGTCAACATTGTCCGACATGACGAAGAGGGCAACAAGCTGATTCTGGCCAGCCTTTCCCAGGGAAGCTTCTTCGGAGATATGTCCCTACTGAATGATGCTCCCCGATCAGCGACAGCGGAGGCGGCTGAACTTTCCCAGATCATCGCTTTTTTCCGTCCTGACCTGTTCGACCTCCTGAACAGGAAGCCAAAAACGGGCATCAAAATTATAACGGGTGTCGCTAATGTCATTGCAACCCGTCTCCGGGCACAAAACGAACTCACCCAGGAACTCCAGGAGCAGGTGGATTCGCTTCAGAAGGAATTGAACGAGTTGAAATCCACACAGCAATCCGCAGAATCTCCCTGACCGATGAACCAACCCCAAGAGTCTCCCAAACAGGTTATTACGCTTGATCCACAGCTGATTACCGGGTTGTGGAAGTTCATTTTTGTTATCGTGCTCGGCTATATTGCCGTAAAAGCGTTTCCGTACATTTCCAGTGCGCTCGTACTCCTGTTAGTTTCGGTGCTGTTAACTGCCATTCTCTCTCCGTTTGTGGACATCCTTGAGCGACGTAAAATTCCCAGAGCCCTCAGCGCGTTAATAGTTCTGCTAGTGTTCCTGTTTACCATTGCACTGGCCTTCTGGTTTATTATTCCCATGGTACGGGAGCAGGCAATGGCAATAAATGAGTTAATCCAGTCCCAACAACCGACCGAACTCCTGGAGACCTTCCAGAATTGGATTTCAGAAAAGCTGCCTGCTGCGGCATCAGCGGAAATTCAGAAAATCGACTTTTCCGGTCGTATAAACACCTTCTTCAGCGATTTTCTCTCCGGCAGCGTCTCCTTGCTCTTTAACATCGCCGGGATGGTGTCGTCGCTGTTTATCGTCCTTGTGATCACATTCCTGTTGATGAAGGACAGTCGGAAAATCACCAAAAGCATCGTCAGTTTGATTCCCAACAGGTATTTCGAACCCGGGCTGAACTTATTGGACCATATCCAGACGCAACTAAGTAACTATATCCGGGGACAACTGACCGACGCACTGGTTATCGGTCTGCTCTCCATCAT contains:
- a CDS encoding peptide MFS transporter, with amino-acid sequence MNQNNAGTSPPVPDETGKTFMGHPRGLATLFFTEMWERFSYYGMRALLVLFMTAPLTVNNPGLGFDVGKATAIYGLYTSMVYLLALAGGWVADNLWGQRKAVFRGGVIIAAGHFTMAAPLIGFPDVASFYGGLILIVLGTGLLKPNVSTMVGDLYPEPSDDEKKELEATGKDAEDWGARRDAGFSIFYMGINIGAILGPTICSFLGEGYNFHWGFSIAGFGMLLGLFQYKRGAKYLGNAGELKIDDDAETLQQRSKLFYTVTAVAAAALILFVFLATSGIISITLQAFATGLGYAIIVLAILYFVYLFVAGGYDTDQKKRLGAIFWLFILAAIFWSGFEQAGSSMNLFARDLTNRMIGNFEMPAGWLQNINPAFIVIFAPIFGWLWTWLAHRNANPSIPAKFALGLLGLAAGFFVLSWGAVNATAANPVTPAWLIVTYFLHTCGELALSPVGLSSITKLAPKDRVGQMMGIWFIAAALGNLFAGLVAGSLESLAPSSLFWNVALIIGGAGLVALLVSPWMKKLMGNVK
- the deoC gene encoding deoxyribose-phosphate aldolase; the encoded protein is MEEFTNIQYETDRILSEFSGDDENKFWLDGIDTSGSTELSSLEKLAQSTPTNFQPAALAGIIDHTILKPEATPEQVRQICEEAKEYKFASVCVNPSFVDLCVKALGGSKIPVASVVGFPLGANTGHLKAGEAREAATDGASELDMVINIGHLKAGDYAYVQDDIAAVVEAAPNCIVKVILETCLLTDEEKAIASLLAKEVGADYVKTSTGFSSGGATVHDVALMRYTVGTDMGVKASGGIRTAEDAIQMVRAGASRIGASSGVQIISKE
- the glmM gene encoding phosphoglucosamine mutase; its protein translation is MPKDLIESISGIRGIVGTGLTPQSIVNYISAFAHWVDGPRVVVGRDSRQHGLLIRQLVIATLRAKGIEVCDIGITPTPTAQLMTEHLNADGGIMITASHNPEQWNGLKFINADGMFLDATQVEEMFSILRNGEYTFEKWDRIGDVREIHGAIDEHIESILDLSIIQPKKIAKRKFRVVVDAVNGAGSIALPALLEELGCEVLPINCVPNGRFPHEPEPLPENLTQLSEEVKRQNADLGIVVDPDADRCGLVDGDGKYLVEEYTLVMAVDTVLAQLQSQDSDQMDKPVVTNLSTTLAVDKIAEKYGAEVVRTPVGEINVATRMADLDALIGGEGNGGVILAESHLGRDSLVASALVLQRLTDLDTSIREYFESLPRFVMSKEKLDIGDSDPRKMLSQIQEESDSAEIDLQDGVKFTWSDRWVHIRTSNTEPIIRVYGEAGSKEKADELTTKYLNRLKELASD
- the rsmA gene encoding 16S rRNA (adenine(1518)-N(6)/adenine(1519)-N(6))-dimethyltransferase RsmA gives rise to the protein MKFSASKSLGQNFLVDDNVVRKILHTFSPRTDELIIEIGPGQGALTKYLDELGVETVAVELDEKLVDYLRGELGEESTVRIIHADVLDTDITEIAEKTDKPIRVLGNIPYNITSPLLFHLIQHRNVIVDVFLMMQKDVADRVTADPGNKSYGILSVLLQTYADTEFEFSVSRNVFRPKPRIASGCISLRWHDRWSRHIPDFDLYRVVVRTAFGKRRKTLRNALDYLPLSAFDPDTLSFDTGQRAEELDIREFIKLTREIAEIYPQYRNEVVNSEL
- a CDS encoding TatD family hydrolase; this translates as MLIDTHAHIQFDTYDSNRDEIIQRAQDNGVEYIVCPGIDPDSNELAIQIAEQYDNVFATVGIHPHDSEDLPEKWLQTIEEQLEHPKVVALGEIGLDYFKEYTPKETQRRIFREQLELASSLDIPVVVHNRDSDEDMKSLMLNYGPKTGVMHCFTSDIDMAQALADTGYIISFSGIATFGNKTVTRTIRELDLSHMMVETDCPFLAPVPKRGKTNEPAFVRHTAEKVAELKSVDIDTVEKVTTENAIGLFSLPL
- the metG gene encoding methionine--tRNA ligase, whose translation is MAKDRYLITSALPYANGPIHIGQLAGAYLPADIYARYCRLQGRDTLYICGSDEHGVPITIKAEKEGITPQDVVDTYHSRNKQAFEAFGMSFDNYSRTSLPVHHQTAQDFFTKLHEKGIFKKKTEEQLYDEEKQMFLPDRYVVGECPKCGHDEAYGDQCEKCGSSLSPTELINPRSALTDSEPEVRKTTHWYLPLGDLQDQLEEWILPKEGEWKSNVFSQVKGWLDQQLSDRAVTRDLSWGVNVPLEEAEDKVLYVWFDAPIGYISATKEWAEQQGDPDRWKKYWQDNDTHLTHFIGKDNIVFHCLIFPAILMAHGDYVLPENVPANEFLNLKGMKFSTSKNIAVWLDEYLEDFPPDPLRYALASTMPELRDTDFSWEDFQSRNNNELADIVGNFINRALHFAHKYFDGKVPEPAAVGDLEHRLVEALTEAGENMGEAFDNYRFRDGVRAFLLAAKAANKYFNDKEPWKTRKTDMKDCGTAIYYSIQTARALAIYMHPLMPFSADKVWKMLNLEGDVSDQQWERAAVFSVEPGHALNAPEILFEKYDDDVIQAQVEKLQNRVTESPDDEEGASYSPPGFKEQISFDDFQDLDLRVAVVSKAEAIPKADKLLKLQIDLGSEQRQIVAGIAQRFEPEELEGRRIIVVANLEPAKLMGEVSEGMLLAAEGDDQFGLLTVPEKLPPGSPIR
- a CDS encoding stage 0 sporulation protein, with amino-acid sequence MAIATDTAQQTVFVEFKGNRRGSYLYTPGENKEPIERGDQIIVETDEHGEDSGIVTHICPKCDHNVVPDKKVLRKLSPADYAHLIDNQEKEEEAWEVCQERIEALDLDMKLTDIEFQFDRKKVTFYYTADERVDFRQLVRDLAAIYRTRIEMRQIGVRDEAKRHDGVGVCGNRICCSSFMEGFEPVNTQLAKDQGLPLNPSKLTGMCGKLKCCLRYEYSYYEEKMDDFPEQGEIFDLPEGKGRVNHIDIFNDIVHFWLTERAEMVEKPLSELNNQSKTTSDS